A single region of the Salipaludibacillus sp. LMS25 genome encodes:
- a CDS encoding YisL family protein yields the protein MFTNTHAHISTWVVALILFVAAILLFRQGLAKQMKIVHMTLRLFYILIIVTGAGLFYNFASIDHMTYGLKSLVGIGVIACTELILVRMKKGKSLTGVVVGLIVTFLITLYLGFSLPIGFDFLR from the coding sequence ATGTTTACGAACACTCATGCACATATTTCCACATGGGTAGTGGCGTTAATTTTGTTTGTAGCCGCTATTTTATTATTCAGGCAAGGATTAGCAAAACAAATGAAAATCGTCCATATGACATTAAGGCTTTTCTATATCCTAATCATCGTGACAGGTGCAGGGCTGTTTTATAACTTTGCTTCTATCGATCATATGACGTACGGTTTAAAATCACTTGTAGGTATTGGGGTCATCGCCTGTACGGAATTGATACTCGTCCGTATGAAAAAGGGAAAGTCTTTAACGGGTGTTGTGGTAGGTCTCATTGTAACCTTTTTAATCACCCTGTACTTAGGATTTAGTTTGCCAATAGGCTTTGACTTTCTTCGCTAG